A DNA window from Paenibacillus andongensis contains the following coding sequences:
- the pckA gene encoding phosphoenolpyruvate carboxykinase (ATP): MEAKLEQLKKGTVFTNLSVSKLVETALEREEGVVASTGALQVYTGKYTGRSPKDKYIVQEPSVMDHIDWGTVNQPISQFQFERLFQKAQDYMSDKDLFVFDGYAGADSEYRLPIRVVNEYAWHNLFVRQLFVRPTEEELQTHIAEFTVIALPGLKADPEVDGTRSETFICLSFEKKVVLIGGTEYAGEMKKSIFSVLNYLLPFRDVLPMHCSANVGEKDDVALFFGLSGTGKTTLSADPNRGLIGDDEHGWTDQGVFNFEGGCYAKCANLSEEKEPQIWQAIRYGSVLENVVLDPETGRADYNDTRITENTRAAYPIDVIPGAVIPGKAGHPSVIIFLTADAFGVLPPISKLTKEQAMYHFLSGYTSKLAGTERGVTEPEATFSTCFGAPFLPLHPTVYAKLLGDKIEEHQVNVYLVNTGWSGGPYGVGKRMNLTYTRAMVTAALNGSIEQATFTADPIFGVLCPDFVEGVPSNVLVPRDTWQDQEAYEKSAWGLADRFTRNFEKFFNVDKEIIAAGPSKRD; encoded by the coding sequence ATGGAAGCCAAATTGGAGCAGTTGAAAAAAGGTACCGTATTTACTAATTTGTCCGTATCCAAGCTGGTCGAAACAGCATTGGAACGGGAGGAAGGGGTAGTTGCTTCCACAGGAGCCTTACAAGTATACACAGGGAAATATACGGGCCGTTCTCCTAAAGACAAGTACATTGTCCAAGAACCTTCTGTCATGGATCACATCGACTGGGGGACTGTGAATCAACCCATCTCACAGTTTCAGTTCGAGCGGCTATTCCAAAAAGCGCAAGACTATATGTCAGATAAGGATTTGTTCGTATTCGACGGCTATGCCGGGGCGGATTCGGAGTATCGGTTACCCATTCGCGTCGTGAACGAATATGCTTGGCATAATTTATTTGTTCGGCAGCTATTTGTCCGTCCGACAGAGGAAGAATTGCAAACCCATATTGCGGAGTTCACGGTGATTGCACTACCTGGCCTAAAAGCTGATCCAGAAGTGGATGGTACGCGCTCTGAAACGTTTATCTGCCTTTCCTTTGAAAAGAAAGTGGTTCTCATCGGGGGAACCGAGTATGCAGGAGAGATGAAAAAATCGATTTTTAGCGTTCTGAATTATTTGCTCCCTTTCCGTGACGTTCTTCCCATGCATTGCTCAGCAAATGTGGGAGAGAAAGACGATGTGGCCCTATTCTTCGGATTATCCGGAACGGGGAAAACGACGCTTTCCGCTGATCCAAACCGCGGGTTGATTGGGGATGATGAGCATGGCTGGACCGATCAAGGGGTCTTTAACTTTGAAGGCGGATGTTATGCCAAGTGTGCCAATCTATCCGAAGAAAAGGAACCGCAAATTTGGCAGGCTATACGTTATGGTTCTGTTTTAGAAAATGTCGTCCTGGATCCAGAAACAGGCAGAGCGGATTATAACGATACTCGGATAACAGAAAATACGCGGGCCGCTTATCCGATCGATGTCATTCCTGGCGCGGTCATCCCAGGGAAGGCGGGTCATCCGAGCGTCATCATTTTCTTAACAGCTGATGCTTTTGGTGTGCTGCCTCCTATTTCGAAGCTGACGAAGGAACAGGCGATGTATCACTTCTTGTCAGGATATACGTCGAAGCTGGCAGGTACGGAGAGAGGAGTAACGGAACCGGAAGCGACATTTTCCACTTGCTTTGGGGCTCCTTTCCTTCCGCTCCATCCAACTGTGTATGCAAAGTTATTGGGAGATAAAATTGAGGAGCACCAAGTTAATGTGTATTTAGTTAACACGGGATGGTCCGGCGGTCCCTACGGTGTAGGAAAGAGGATGAATTTAACTTACACCCGTGCCATGGTAACCGCTGCTTTAAATGGAAGTATCGAGCAAGCGACGTTTACAGCCGATCCTATCTTCGGTGTGCTTTGTCCCGATTTCGTGGAGGGGGTACCAAGCAATGTCCTTGTTCCCCGCGATACTTGGCAGGATCAAGAAGCATATGAGAAATCCGCTTGGGGGCTTGCTGATCGATTTACTCGTAATTTCGAGAAATTTTTCAATGTGGATAAAGAAATCATTGCTGCCGGTCCAAGTAAAAGGGATTAA
- a CDS encoding cupin domain-containing protein has translation MRTYRLQQLADVTEGHILKDIMPGDYLSYGGLAFEKPGARAHTNDGPGGIDYHVHEDCEAFLILQGKGEVEINKEHMYPVKTGDVVIIEPGEDHHLISSVEDPIVVVWCHAGSSRNKNQM, from the coding sequence ATGAGAACGTATCGTTTACAGCAGTTGGCCGATGTTACGGAAGGACATATTTTGAAAGACATTATGCCGGGGGATTATCTCTCTTACGGCGGCCTTGCCTTCGAGAAGCCGGGAGCACGCGCTCATACCAATGACGGTCCGGGCGGTATTGACTATCATGTGCACGAAGATTGCGAAGCTTTCCTTATCCTGCAGGGCAAAGGCGAGGTTGAAATCAATAAAGAACACATGTACCCCGTAAAGACGGGAGATGTCGTCATTATTGAGCCGGGAGAGGACCATCATCTCATCTCAAGCGTGGAAGATCCTATTGTCGTTGTCTGGTGTCATGCCGGATCGTCCCGCAATAAAAATCAAATGTAA
- a CDS encoding MFS transporter, which yields MVLKTVLLIVLGFQIMLNITRPLITLYASSLGAGTFDIGMLTAAYAFLPLIFAIHVGKIADRIGDRLPVLLGTVGTAVGMALPFALPTLGSLYASQIIVGVSHVFLIVSLQNILGHAATKENRDHYFSVFSMFVAGGGFIGPVIGGYLAEQYSYSLAFLAASVIGIMPFLFSFYMPAVRRKERTDVAPGMSGSLSLLKVSMLRKALASSALVLYSRDIFVAYFPLLAERAGISTSQIGWIIAIQGLAMILVRLFLSKLTVIMGRTWVLLASILTAGLSFLLLPAIEHVYGFYLLSALMGIGLGCGQPLSMTTTYNASPKDRTGEVLGLRLASNRLSQLIAPMIFGVVGSWGGLVSVFVMSGAILISGALLTRDKPSNV from the coding sequence ATGGTGTTAAAAACAGTTCTCCTCATAGTACTAGGGTTTCAGATTATGCTGAATATCACGAGGCCGCTGATCACCCTATATGCTTCCAGCCTTGGTGCGGGAACATTCGATATCGGGATGCTGACGGCGGCTTATGCGTTCTTGCCTCTGATCTTTGCTATTCATGTCGGTAAAATTGCCGACCGGATCGGAGATCGTTTGCCGGTTCTGCTAGGTACGGTTGGAACAGCCGTGGGTATGGCGCTGCCGTTTGCCTTGCCGACATTAGGTTCCCTTTACGCATCGCAAATCATTGTTGGCGTATCCCATGTGTTCCTGATTGTCTCTTTGCAAAATATTCTGGGACATGCTGCTACCAAAGAGAATAGAGACCATTACTTTAGTGTATTCAGCATGTTCGTAGCGGGGGGCGGTTTCATTGGTCCAGTCATTGGAGGGTATTTGGCGGAACAATATTCCTACTCCCTTGCGTTTCTTGCTGCCTCTGTCATCGGTATCATGCCATTCCTATTTTCTTTTTATATGCCAGCTGTACGAAGAAAGGAGCGTACCGACGTAGCTCCCGGTATGTCGGGTTCGTTATCGCTTCTCAAAGTGTCTATGCTGCGAAAAGCGCTTGCTTCCAGCGCTTTAGTTCTTTATTCGCGGGACATTTTCGTAGCCTATTTTCCATTGCTTGCAGAGCGTGCAGGCATATCTACCTCGCAAATCGGTTGGATTATCGCCATACAAGGCTTGGCTATGATTCTTGTTCGTTTGTTTCTGTCTAAGCTTACAGTCATTATGGGCCGGACATGGGTGCTGCTTGCTTCAATTCTGACAGCCGGGCTCTCCTTTTTGCTCCTTCCTGCTATCGAACATGTTTATGGATTTTATCTTCTGAGCGCTTTGATGGGGATCGGCCTAGGCTGCGGGCAGCCGCTTTCGATGACCACGACTTACAATGCTTCACCCAAGGATAGAACGGGTGAGGTGCTTGGATTGAGATTAGCTTCTAATCGGCTTTCCCAATTGATCGCTCCGATGATTTTCGGGGTGGTCGGGAGCTGGGGAGGCTTAGTGTCTGTTTTTGTTATGAGCGGCGCCATTTTGATCTCAGGTGCACTTCTAACTAGAGACAAGCCGAGCAATGTTTGA
- a CDS encoding response regulator transcription factor — MFNVLIVDDEKFERDGIKFLLSKYNFNVSVTEAQNGKEALDYLLQHEVDVLITDIRMPIMDGISLVKSLRKHNESLKIVISSAYGEFEYAKKAIELGVEHYILKPVDIEEFIDVIRKVFSSCEAGRIEKERREKLLAGYHRSIKYEKEQIMLDLIHGAVVDVPMKTRMRQSDFDYQYNCFQLILIQANFKIFDWVAYRLENDLRIMIQTPYDHVNLNEYQSVILLKSHHTLVHSELLEIGNRMQQFFTNNDMTSAWIVFGRSINKIEDLHDTYADMETMLDYHLFGREEGSVLFADQFFVKEEHPSSIINRDLEDIKCLIRLRNLKEGKRHISLFFDELQDNNHFSSIYVKHMCVEIIKEICANYPIHAHKFQSVIRDVYVIRTPADIKKIIYALLDNEDSDTTSDNIDQNRKVIQEVIDLIAKQYNQDISLDTIASGVHLSPSYLSHLFKKETGESMVKYITSIRLKEASHYLRSTNMKIVDISKEVGFSNLPYFCTLFKNYYGLTPAKYRERVE; from the coding sequence ATGTTTAACGTGTTGATCGTGGACGACGAAAAATTTGAACGTGACGGGATCAAATTTCTGCTCTCCAAATACAACTTTAATGTTAGCGTTACCGAAGCTCAAAATGGTAAAGAGGCGCTTGATTATCTTCTTCAGCATGAAGTGGATGTACTGATTACGGATATTAGAATGCCGATCATGGATGGAATAAGCTTGGTGAAATCGCTTAGAAAGCATAACGAATCGTTGAAAATCGTCATTTCCAGCGCATACGGCGAATTCGAATATGCGAAGAAAGCCATCGAGCTTGGCGTGGAGCATTATATATTAAAACCAGTCGACATCGAAGAGTTTATAGACGTCATTCGAAAAGTGTTCAGTTCGTGCGAAGCCGGAAGAATAGAGAAAGAAAGAAGAGAGAAGCTGCTCGCGGGTTATCATCGAAGTATCAAATACGAGAAGGAACAAATCATGCTGGATCTCATCCATGGGGCAGTCGTCGATGTGCCGATGAAGACAAGAATGCGACAATCCGATTTCGATTACCAATATAACTGCTTCCAATTGATCTTGATCCAAGCGAACTTCAAAATATTTGATTGGGTGGCCTATCGGCTGGAGAACGATTTGCGCATCATGATCCAAACGCCATATGACCATGTCAATCTGAACGAATATCAAAGCGTGATCTTGTTAAAATCTCACCATACGCTCGTACATTCCGAATTGCTGGAGATTGGCAACCGGATGCAGCAGTTTTTTACGAATAATGACATGACCTCCGCGTGGATCGTATTCGGCAGATCGATAAACAAGATAGAGGATCTTCATGATACCTATGCGGATATGGAGACAATGCTTGATTATCATCTATTCGGTCGTGAGGAAGGCAGTGTATTGTTCGCGGATCAGTTCTTTGTTAAGGAAGAGCATCCTTCCTCAATCATAAACCGGGATTTGGAGGATATAAAGTGCTTGATTCGACTTCGTAACCTCAAAGAAGGGAAGAGGCACATCTCCTTGTTCTTTGACGAGCTTCAGGATAACAATCATTTCTCCAGTATTTACGTCAAGCATATGTGCGTGGAGATTATAAAAGAAATTTGCGCAAATTACCCCATACACGCTCATAAATTTCAAAGTGTCATTCGAGACGTGTATGTAATTCGGACACCCGCTGACATCAAGAAGATTATTTACGCTTTGCTCGATAATGAAGATTCCGATACGACTAGCGACAATATCGACCAGAATCGTAAAGTGATCCAGGAAGTTATTGACCTTATCGCCAAACAGTACAATCAGGATATTAGCTTGGACACGATCGCTTCAGGTGTTCATTTGTCCCCAAGCTATTTAAGTCATCTGTTTAAGAAAGAGACAGGTGAAAGTATGGTCAAATATATTACAAGCATAAGACTTAAGGAAGCCAGCCATTACTTGAGGAGTACGAATATGAAGATCGTTGACATCAGTAAAGAAGTGGGGTTCTCCAATTTGCCTTACTTCTGTACTTTATTCAAGAACTATTATGGTCTTACCCCTGCAAAGTATAGGGAGAGAGTAGAATGA
- a CDS encoding carbohydrate ABC transporter permease — protein MKKTKSEKWFDIVLYALVSGILLVTLLPFWNQIVISLSSGKGAYSSGLMLVPQNFSLAAYKLALEFTGLWTGYGNTLLRTVLGVTLSLIFTSMLAYPLSKLDLPLNRTITMFILFTMIFSGGLIPSFLLIKNLGLLDTIWALVLPSMVGTYNVLIMRNFFRSLPESLEESAKVDGAGYFTIFCRITLPLSKPVLATVALWVAVYHWNAWFDAMIYIKDPGKQVLQIVLRKIVLENNLDSMQALVNRTDTTKHLGRELYATIVILSILPMLIIYPFVQRFFVQGIMLGAVKG, from the coding sequence ATGAAGAAAACGAAAAGTGAAAAATGGTTTGATATCGTGCTGTATGCGCTCGTATCAGGAATCCTATTGGTTACCTTGCTGCCGTTCTGGAATCAGATTGTCATCTCCCTATCTTCAGGCAAGGGAGCCTATTCATCCGGGCTGATGTTGGTGCCTCAGAATTTTTCTTTAGCCGCTTATAAGCTAGCTCTGGAATTCACAGGCTTGTGGACCGGTTATGGAAACACGCTGCTGAGGACGGTGCTCGGAGTAACCCTAAGCCTCATATTTACTTCGATGTTGGCTTATCCTCTTTCCAAGTTGGATCTGCCGCTTAACAGAACGATCACGATGTTCATCTTGTTTACCATGATCTTCAGCGGAGGCTTAATTCCTTCCTTTCTGCTAATCAAAAATTTGGGTCTATTGGACACGATATGGGCGTTAGTGCTGCCGTCCATGGTCGGTACGTACAACGTTCTCATTATGAGAAATTTTTTTCGATCGTTGCCGGAAAGTCTAGAAGAGTCAGCGAAGGTGGACGGCGCGGGTTATTTTACGATTTTCTGCAGGATCACGCTCCCCTTGTCGAAGCCTGTTCTGGCAACGGTAGCGCTATGGGTAGCGGTTTATCATTGGAACGCATGGTTCGACGCCATGATTTATATTAAGGATCCTGGCAAGCAGGTGCTGCAAATCGTGCTTCGTAAAATCGTGCTCGAAAACAACCTCGATTCTATGCAGGCTTTGGTCAACAGGACGGATACGACGAAGCATTTGGGCAGAGAATTGTATGCGACTATCGTGATCTTGTCTATTTTGCCTATGCTGATCATTTATCCGTTCGTGCAAAGGTTTTTCGTCCAAGGTATTATGCTGGGGGCTGTTAAAGGTTAA
- a CDS encoding sensor histidine kinase — protein sequence MKRAHRNFQFASIRQKLFFSYILLIVIPIVVLGLYSYYQSKLLLQKQALQGIQETIRTISDNMDYKADQYNRIMDSIVYNTGILKIFNNDYTDVSNLSYDLRSYLDPTFNMIKGMNKEIIQLTVYTQNKLPEYGDFIQNSSRVSETNWYRSASANVNTEWYWEDGNLIVARKIPDIFQLRNPSTVSMNLTYSKMFEGVQGKEMNNFGIVVRDKNANVVYSNSAYLKQRPLFEAMGKSSKIGNQEYFIIEEQIQHPNWTLSYFIPLHEVSINATSIIKATVIIVLVCFLILLLMIWMFSNMFTIPIKRLIHKMKLIENGNLDIVVSSNSIDEFGILTNRFGQMLQKINELILVGYQNKIDRQKAEFKALQSQINPHFLYNTLSAIKWKSVQAGQEEISKIVTSLSKFYRTALNKGDTIISVREEVVNMRSYVEIMLIMRESSFDVHYDFEEDIFRYVTISLILQPIVENCIEHGIAGKTDGRGTITVTGRSRDGYIEITVEDNGVGMTEEKAREVLSRESRGYGLKNVNDRLKLFFGEEYGISIESTLGKGTVMTVRFPKGEEPLPGM from the coding sequence ATGAAGCGGGCCCACCGGAATTTTCAATTCGCTTCTATTAGGCAAAAACTGTTCTTCTCTTATATATTACTAATTGTGATCCCGATTGTGGTATTGGGCTTGTATTCTTATTATCAGTCTAAGTTATTGCTCCAAAAACAGGCTCTACAGGGAATACAAGAGACGATTCGAACGATTTCTGACAATATGGACTATAAGGCGGATCAATATAACCGGATTATGGATTCCATTGTGTACAATACTGGCATCCTTAAAATATTCAATAACGATTATACGGACGTATCCAATTTATCTTATGATTTAAGAAGCTACCTAGATCCTACGTTCAACATGATTAAGGGAATGAACAAGGAGATTATTCAGCTTACCGTTTACACGCAAAATAAACTGCCGGAATACGGCGATTTCATTCAAAACAGCAGCCGTGTATCGGAAACGAATTGGTACCGGAGCGCCTCGGCTAACGTTAATACGGAATGGTATTGGGAAGATGGAAACTTGATCGTAGCCAGGAAAATACCGGACATATTCCAGCTCCGAAATCCCAGTACAGTCTCTATGAATCTTACCTATAGCAAAATGTTCGAAGGTGTGCAGGGCAAAGAAATGAACAATTTCGGTATCGTCGTAAGAGATAAGAATGCAAATGTCGTTTACAGCAATTCCGCCTACCTCAAACAACGCCCCCTTTTTGAGGCTATGGGCAAATCCTCCAAGATCGGAAATCAAGAATACTTCATTATCGAAGAGCAAATTCAGCATCCGAACTGGACGTTATCTTATTTTATTCCGCTTCATGAGGTATCTATCAATGCAACGAGCATCATTAAAGCGACTGTTATTATCGTACTCGTATGTTTTTTAATCCTGCTGCTGATGATTTGGATGTTTTCCAACATGTTTACCATACCGATCAAACGGTTGATCCATAAAATGAAACTGATCGAAAACGGGAATTTGGATATCGTCGTCTCTTCCAATTCAATAGACGAATTCGGCATACTGACCAATCGATTCGGACAAATGCTGCAAAAAATAAATGAGTTGATTCTGGTTGGTTATCAGAACAAGATCGATCGACAGAAAGCGGAATTTAAGGCTCTCCAATCCCAAATTAACCCTCATTTCCTTTACAATACGCTGTCTGCGATTAAGTGGAAGTCCGTTCAGGCTGGACAGGAGGAGATCAGCAAAATCGTCACCTCGCTCTCCAAATTTTATCGAACGGCGTTGAACAAAGGGGACACTATCATTTCCGTACGTGAAGAAGTTGTCAATATGAGATCCTATGTGGAGATCATGCTGATAATGAGAGAAAGCAGCTTCGACGTTCATTACGATTTTGAAGAAGACATCTTTCGTTATGTGACCATTAGTTTGATTTTGCAGCCTATCGTAGAAAATTGTATCGAGCATGGGATCGCGGGCAAAACGGACGGGCGGGGCACGATCACGGTAACAGGACGAAGCCGTGACGGGTATATCGAGATCACGGTAGAGGATAACGGAGTCGGCATGACGGAGGAGAAAGCGCGAGAAGTGTTGTCTCGGGAATCCAGAGGCTATGGGTTGAAAAATGTAAACGACCGGTTAAAGCTGTTTTTCGGCGAAGAGTACGGTATCTCGATTGAAAGCACCCTGGGGAAAGGAACAGTAATGACCGTTCGCTTTCCGAAAGGAGAGGAGCCATTGCCCGGCATGTGA
- a CDS encoding FIMAH domain-containing protein, translating to MRNSLNLALHQLDKGDKDNAAKHMQDFLKHLNNKPQANNVSEAVMFVLRTDANALITEWSAK from the coding sequence ATGCGCAACAGTTTGAACCTGGCTTTGCATCAATTGGACAAAGGCGACAAGGACAATGCGGCCAAACATATGCAGGACTTTCTGAAGCACCTGAATAACAAGCCGCAGGCGAATAATGTCTCCGAAGCCGTGATGTTCGTCCTCAGAACGGACGCCAATGCTTTGATCACAGAATGGTCCGCGAAGTAA
- a CDS encoding extracellular solute-binding protein produces the protein MKKKALAGSIMAVTLVILTACTGQGNQSSNGDAAATSGVPGKEERYKLTFLSWASDKMTDQPYAVKVIQDKFNVNITIDPEKAETYQQQLLLDIASGKVPDYWVDLKMPDYDKFVAQGIPAELSEDFIKQNAPNYYKWLVKNLGQDPFKYQRRDGKIYSLPIIWTLGSDGMVVGIRNDWLKNVGITKVPETLGELEAALIKFRNDDPDKNGKKDTYGMTAKAELQPGVMPFSDMFTSIFAAFGVYPGAFTEENGKIVKGEIQPGAKDALTLLNKWYKQDLIDLEFAVNKKANVDDKIISGKYGVVEAYWWNFLPARAFSGGKYFEKIPGVDWALFAGPKGPNGDYGVLQKNPVGNSGQQFSKKLEKDQGKLKKYLEIMDAYSFNADVRASVTYGEKGKTYNVTPEGDYQFIPPYDQESERIKFGIGPQYPFMGSFNDYDFQTPFMTDAKYRDLRKKVEHIGKGKYDILEPVSRPVFNENKDRLDQFAVKAYIDFITGKRPISEFDAFVAEWNKMGGDQVMKEAQQKYEELFKK, from the coding sequence ATGAAGAAGAAAGCGTTAGCAGGCAGTATTATGGCAGTTACGCTTGTGATCCTGACCGCATGTACCGGTCAGGGCAATCAAAGCTCCAATGGAGATGCGGCGGCGACGTCTGGTGTCCCTGGTAAGGAAGAACGGTACAAACTGACTTTCTTGAGCTGGGCCAGTGACAAAATGACGGATCAGCCTTATGCAGTCAAAGTGATACAGGACAAGTTTAACGTAAACATCACCATTGACCCGGAGAAGGCGGAAACGTATCAGCAGCAGCTGCTTTTGGATATCGCTTCGGGAAAGGTGCCCGATTATTGGGTGGATTTGAAAATGCCCGACTACGATAAATTTGTCGCACAGGGCATTCCAGCCGAGCTTTCAGAGGACTTCATCAAACAGAACGCTCCCAATTATTATAAATGGCTGGTCAAAAATTTGGGCCAAGACCCATTTAAGTATCAACGCCGGGACGGCAAAATCTACTCCTTGCCGATTATTTGGACGCTTGGCAGCGATGGTATGGTCGTCGGCATCCGAAACGACTGGTTGAAAAATGTAGGGATTACCAAGGTGCCGGAAACTCTCGGCGAGCTGGAAGCAGCGTTAATCAAATTCAGAAACGACGACCCCGATAAAAACGGTAAGAAAGATACGTACGGTATGACCGCAAAAGCCGAGCTGCAGCCTGGGGTGATGCCGTTCTCGGATATGTTCACCTCAATCTTCGCCGCATTCGGCGTGTATCCAGGAGCATTCACAGAAGAAAACGGGAAAATTGTCAAGGGAGAAATTCAACCAGGCGCCAAGGATGCATTAACCCTACTAAATAAATGGTATAAACAGGACCTCATTGATCTTGAGTTTGCCGTGAACAAAAAAGCGAACGTAGATGATAAAATCATATCCGGAAAATATGGCGTAGTCGAAGCCTACTGGTGGAACTTCCTACCCGCAAGGGCGTTCTCCGGAGGCAAATACTTTGAGAAAATTCCAGGCGTAGATTGGGCGCTATTTGCCGGACCTAAAGGCCCGAATGGAGATTACGGCGTACTCCAGAAAAATCCGGTGGGCAATTCCGGTCAACAGTTTTCCAAGAAACTGGAAAAAGATCAAGGGAAACTGAAAAAGTACCTTGAGATTATGGATGCCTACAGCTTTAACGCGGATGTTCGCGCCTCGGTCACCTACGGGGAAAAGGGAAAAACGTATAACGTTACGCCGGAAGGCGACTATCAATTTATTCCTCCGTATGACCAAGAAAGCGAACGAATCAAGTTTGGAATCGGACCTCAATATCCGTTTATGGGCAGCTTTAACGATTATGATTTCCAGACTCCATTCATGACCGACGCGAAATATAGGGATTTGAGGAAAAAAGTCGAGCATATCGGCAAAGGAAAATATGATATTCTGGAGCCCGTATCCAGACCCGTGTTTAATGAGAATAAAGATAGACTCGATCAATTTGCCGTTAAAGCCTACATTGACTTCATTACCGGGAAACGGCCGATCAGTGAGTTTGACGCATTCGTTGCGGAATGGAATAAAATGGGTGGCGATCAAGTGATGAAGGAAGCCCAACAAAAATACGAAGAATTGTTCAAAAAATAA
- a CDS encoding ABC transporter permease, with protein sequence MRSFKKYKVLYVMMLPAIAYYILFHYVPMYGAVLAFKDFQLMKGIWYSPWIGMHHFMYAFSDPVFLQVLKNTIIISFYKLIFGFPVPVVFALLLNEVASAKFKKLAQTISYLPHFISWVVMAGIFMSILSIDGLVNSVIKLLGMDPVLFMGNEQYFRLILVLTEIYKSFGWGAIVYFAAISGINGELYEAAIIDGAGRFKRVIYITIPMLAPVMAILLILSMAGILDAGFDQIFNMYSVNVYRVSDIIDTYVYRKGMVEMKYSYATAVGLFKSVVALIMIVTVNQVIKTMGGKEHALW encoded by the coding sequence ATGAGGAGCTTCAAGAAGTATAAGGTGCTGTATGTGATGATGCTGCCCGCGATAGCTTATTACATCCTTTTCCATTATGTTCCGATGTATGGTGCTGTGCTGGCCTTTAAGGATTTTCAGCTTATGAAGGGGATATGGTATAGTCCGTGGATTGGTATGCACCATTTTATGTATGCGTTTTCAGATCCAGTATTTTTGCAAGTGCTGAAAAATACGATCATCATCAGCTTTTACAAATTAATATTCGGCTTCCCTGTTCCGGTCGTGTTTGCCCTGCTGTTGAATGAAGTAGCCAGTGCAAAGTTCAAAAAATTAGCTCAAACAATCTCTTATTTACCGCATTTTATTTCGTGGGTGGTGATGGCGGGTATCTTCATGAGTATCCTCTCGATAGACGGGCTCGTCAATTCCGTTATCAAGCTGCTAGGGATGGATCCTGTCTTGTTTATGGGAAATGAACAGTATTTTCGGCTCATTCTCGTATTGACGGAAATTTATAAAAGCTTCGGCTGGGGAGCGATCGTATATTTCGCCGCCATTTCGGGCATTAACGGTGAATTATATGAAGCGGCCATTATCGACGGCGCAGGCAGATTCAAAAGGGTTATTTACATTACGATCCCCATGCTCGCTCCAGTCATGGCCATCCTGTTAATTTTGTCGATGGCGGGAATTCTGGATGCCGGGTTCGATCAAATTTTCAATATGTATAGTGTTAACGTATACCGGGTCTCGGACATAATCGATACGTATGTGTACAGAAAAGGCATGGTCGAGATGAAGTACAGCTATGCAACAGCGGTAGGGTTATTTAAATCGGTCGTTGCCTTGATCATGATCGTAACAGTTAATCAGGTTATCAAGACGATGGGCGGAAAAGAGCATGCATTATGGTAA